In Rutidosis leptorrhynchoides isolate AG116_Rl617_1_P2 chromosome 6, CSIRO_AGI_Rlap_v1, whole genome shotgun sequence, the DNA window tccgctgttgcatgctaaaatatggacaagatttggttttagcatgcttgtataatattgtttaaaactgcattcgagatttactttgttgtaacatattaatattgtaaaccaatatgtattggtagtgtgtaagtgtgatatttttagattatcatttatggataatctaggtggtgtccttttaaccttgtcgataaaataaatgttatggtttgttttaaaaacgaatgcagtctttgaaaaacgtctcatatagaggtcaaaacctcgcaacgaaatcaattaatatggaacgtttataatcaatatgaacgggacatttcaccatcacTTAGCCTTCAATTTGTTTCGTTAAATCATGTCATGTGtcaaacatgtgagggtatttttttttttatatatataactcattttttACATCTTTATTCACCTCCATCTTCTTACACCTGTCTACATATTTATACTAGGCATTTTTcttatttacatttttttttaacaaaattcTAAGTTTCATTGAAAGTCTCCATTCAAAAGAGTAAAGAAGCATTGAGATCATCTATAAGAATTTGTATGTTTTGAGAGTTAAAAAAAGACAAATTTATGCCGATAATCCCTAATCTTAATTCTTTTACAAGCTTAATCCCAAACTTTTAATTTTGCATTGATAGTTAGTTAATTATATTTGGTTCCATTGTAGTCCCTCCATCACTTAGTCTTCAATGTGTGCCGTTAATCATGTTAAGTGtcaaacatgtgagggtattttgatttttttattttttcttataTAACTCATCCTTTTACATATTCATTCACCTCCATCTTCTTACACCTATCTAcctgtaaaataaaaaataatttggTTTTTCTTTTTGAGTTGAAATCAAACAAACAAGCTATAAACAAATTTCAAAAATAACAGAAGGCATTTAATGTTTGGAAGGCACTTAACGCCTGTTAACCTAAAAGAATCAGCGACAAATTTTTTTGAAACAATAAGGTTAtgtacataaaaaaaaaatacttttgatCCATCTGCGAAACTTTAAACAAATATAAGGGACCAAAAACGTAATTTTGTACAGAAAAAAACAAAACATCTTTCTTGACTAAACCACCCCTACGGCGGAAAATAGAGGAACTCATTCAGGCATCTCGCAAAATACAGTCTCCGATGTATCAAGCAAGAACCAAAGCATCTCATAATATGAAATGTTTCAGTTACGTAGTATTTTTTTAAGGTATTTAACTTTTCAAGTCGttgttattcttcatcatcatcatcatcatcatcatcatcatcatcatcatcatcatcatcatctatatcccTCAACAAACCCTTATCATTAGTTAAAACTTACGCCACCACAAATTATTTTCTAAACCCTAATAATAGTTTGGATTTTTTAGTAACTAATTCTCCAAGTCACCAAAATCCTATTAAGGTTTATACCCGGGCCTACAATACGAATGTCAACAATAATTATGATCAAAAGGATAGGCAGTTACGTGGCACAATTGAGGAACTTGATGCTTTATGCAAGGAGAGGAGATTAGAGGAAGCTATTGAAATTTTAGGTTTACTCGAGCAGCAAAACGTTTCTGTTGATTTAAATAGGTTTCTGTTGTTGATGAATGAATGTGGAGAGGCTCAGGCACTTGAAGAAGGTAAAAAGGTTCATGAATACCTTGTTAGATCAGTATCGCATATTGATGTTTGGGTTTCTAATAAGATTATTGAAATGTATGCAAAATGTGGGTCTATGGAAGATGCATtgaaggtgtttgataaaatgccgCAGAGGAATTTTACATCTTGGGACACGATGATTACATGGCTGGCTAAAAACGGGTATGGTGAAGATGCCATTGATATGTTTACCGAGTTTAAAAAGATTGGTTTGAAACCTGACAGTCAGATGTATTTTGGCGTGTTTACTGCGTGTAGTGTTGTGGGAGACATGAAAGAAGGGTTTTTGCATTTTGAGTCAATGAGTAAAAATTATGATATTATTCCATCCATGGATCATTATAAGAGTGTAGTGGATATGCTTGGGAGTGCAGGGTATTTAAACGAAGCGTTACATTTTATTGATGAAATGCCTATGGAGCCGAGTGTTGAAATTTGGGAAACGTTGATGAATAATTGTCGTGTTCATGGGGATACAGAGCTTGGAGACCGATGTTATGAGCTTATTGAGCTTCTAGATCCCACACGTTTAGATGAACAAACGAAGGCGGGTCTGATACCAATAAAAGCTTCAGATATTGCAAAAGAAAACGAAAAGAAAACAAATTCCCTAGAGTTTAAACCTAAAGTGCACGAATATAGAATAGGGGACACATCTAACCCTGATCATGAGAAGTTATATAGTCAACTTATTTGTTTAAAACAGCAGATGATAGAAGTTGGGTATGTTCCGCAGCCAAACTTTGTAGTTGATGATGTAGGCCAAGAAAGCGAGGACGAAGGTCTTTTATCACGTAGTGAAATACGTGCTTTGTCTCAAGGCCTTTTGACCAGTCCAGCCCGTAAACCAATAACGATAATAAAAAGTCTTCGGGTTTGTGGTGATAGCCACAATGCACTCAAGATTATTTCTAAGA includes these proteins:
- the LOC139853606 gene encoding pentatricopeptide repeat-containing protein At4g32450, mitochondrial-like, producing MAMVSETGNRIIEWQLESQAIAVITNEFHLTLFEPKLKITNSPSHQNPIKVYTRAYNTNVNNNYDQKDRQLRGTIEELDALCKERRLEEAIEILGLLEQQNVSVDLNRFLLLMNECGEAQALEEGKKVHEYLVRSVSHIDVWVSNKIIEMYAKCGSMEDALKVFDKMPQRNFTSWDTMITWLAKNGYGEDAIDMFTEFKKIGLKPDSQMYFGVFTACSVVGDMKEGFLHFESMSKNYDIIPSMDHYKSVVDMLGSAGYLNEALHFIDEMPMEPSVEIWETLMNNCRVHGDTELGDRCYELIELLDPTRLDEQTKAGLIPIKASDIAKENEKKTNSLEFKPKVHEYRIGDTSNPDHEKLYSQLICLKQQMIEVGYVPQPNFVVDDVGQESEDEGLLSRSEIRALSQGLLTSPARKPITIIKSLRVCGDSHNALKIISKIVGRQIVVVESCMSIQHRFENGVCSCGDHW